The stretch of DNA ACCACTATGCCCGCCTTTTGTAAATAACGTTCTACCCTGGCTTTCGCTCCCTTTCGGGTAAGGGTAACCATACACCCGCCTCCGCCTGCCCCGCAGAGCTTGCCGGCCAAGGCCCCTTTTTTTTTGATGGCAGCCATAATGTTGTTTATCTGCGGATTGGTTACGCCCGGCGCCAGGTTTTTACGGTCTTGCCATTCTTCACGCAGGAGCTGCGCCAGGGCAGGGAAACTTCCCTGTTCCAATGCCTGTTTCATCTTCAGGGCGGTTTGCTTTATACGGCGCAGGTTGGCTACGGTCTGGCCCTGGTTGTCAATGTAGGCCTTCATCATATTCCAATTCGTGGCGCCGGAAAATCTCGGCGCGCCTACGAAACTGAGGACCGTGCGTTCTTCCAGTTCCTGGGTGAAACCTTTGGGGACATCTATGGACGAGCGCTTTACGCCGTCAATGCCGAACCAGATGGCGTTTATCCCGCCGTAAGAGGCCGGGTAGTAATCCTGTTTCCCGGTGGGGACTTTTATGGATTGGGCCTCGATGTTTGCTCCAATGTCGATCACTTCCTCTTTATCCGGCCTTTGGCCGGAGAGACGGATGAGGGCATGGCTTAAGGCCATAAGGAGGGTGGAGGAGGCCCCCAGCCCCGATCCTTTGGGTATGTTATTTTCTGTGGTAACAGTCAGCCCGGCATCGGGCCGGTAATATTTTACGGTGCGGGTTATGAGGTCTAATGGCCCTTCGGGTCTCAGTTTGTCCACATTCGGCACAGAGATTTCCATATCCAGGTCTTTAGAATATATGATGATTTTGTGATCATTACGCGTTTCCAGTACCACGCGGCTCCGGATGCCGATGGCCGTATTTACAGTGTAGGCGCCGCCTTCAAAGACATAGAGCGGGTATATGTCCAGGGTGCCGCCGGCCAGATCGACCCGCATAGGCGCAGTTGCAGTAATCTTCATGGCTGTTTTCTCCTATTCTGCCAGCTCGGAGACCGGGACAATTTCCACCTGTTTTTTTAAGGCCGTCAGATCCTCTTTTAAGACCTGATAGGTCACCGGATGCGGATGCCCGATGCCGATGGCTGATCCATGCGTGCGGGCCTCAGAGATGAGGCGGGCGATCTGTGCACGCACAGCATTCGGCTCCTGCTCGTTATCCAGAAATACATCCCGTTCCGCACTCCTGACGCCCATTGACCGGGCCACGGACAGGCCTTTGGTGAGTGGCGTGGTCCGGCTGTCCAGATAAAACAGGCCCTTTTTCTGTATTTCTCTAAGGACAATCTCCATTTTGCCTGCATCTGCTGTAAACCTTGAACCCATGTGGTTGTTGATTCCCTTTACATAAGGAACGACCTCCATATCAGCCTGTATCTGCGCAGCTATGGCGCCGCCATCCATGTTCAAAAAAAGCGCCCCCGGGCCGATCTTGGATTCCGGAGACGAAGCGGCCTCCATAGGGAGGTGGAGCAGGACGTCCTTTCCGCAGTTATGGGCAAGCGTAGCTGTCTCTTTGGTGTGCGGGCCGAAGGGCAAAAATGAAAAGGAAATAGGCGCATTCAGTTTTATAAAAGCAGCGTCTATACGGGGATTATATCCCAGGTCGTCTATGACGATGGCCACCTGTGGAAGCGCGGGCGTGGAAAGCGGCCTGGCACGGCCTGCTACTTTGATTTTTTCCGGCGGGGCAGGCTCTTCAAAAATGATACCCGGCTTTCCTATGTCTTTTCTATCAGGAGACTGTTCAGGCGCTTCAGTCTTAATTAAATATACAATTCCCGCTGCGACCGCCAGGATGAAGAGGATGCCCAGTAAACGGAAAAGGCCCCCGGACAAAGCCCGTTCTTTCCGGGCCTTACCCGAAGGCCGTTTTCTTCTGTTACCGGAACGTGAAGCCAAATCTGACCGGCGCCTTTAATTCACTTTTACCTTAGAGAATATCTCCCAGCTCTTGAGGATTTGTAATGCCCGGTTGAGCTGTATATCTTCTTCTAAAGTTGCCCCGGCAGCTTTGTCATCTTTTTTGTCCTTATCCGTATCCGGCTTTTCTACCTCTTCCCCGATATCCGGCTGTGTTTCAGGCCCTGCCTCTTCCCGGTCATTCTTTATATGGTGCTCTAAGTCCTTCTCACGCAGTATTTTTATTTTTTTCATTTCCTCGCCGTGTAGATTAAATTGGCTGGCCACTATTATATCCGGGGTAATGCCCTTGGCCTGAATGGAGCGGCCGCCTGGGGTGTAATAGCGGGCTGTGGTCAGGCGGAGGCCGGAGCCGTCATCCAACGGGATAACGGTCTGGACTGAGCCCTTGCCAAAGGTCTGTGCCCCTAATATAATAGCTTTTTTATGATCTTGAAGCGCTCCGGCTACAATTTCCGAGGCGCTGGCGCTGCCTTCATTGACGAGAACGATTATAGGATAAGGATGGGGTTTTTCTCCTTCATGGGCGGTAAACCGTACATTTTGACTTTTGATCCGGCCGTCGGTATAGACAACAATCCCTTCCTCTATAAATTCATCGGCCACCTTTACCGCCTGATCAAGGAGCCCGCCCGGATTGTTTCTTAAGTCCAGGATCAATCCCTTAAGAGGCTTATTTTGTTGCTCAAGGTCGTCCAGGGCGGACTTCAGGTCCTGGCTGGTTTTGTCCTGGAAATTAATAATTCGCACGTAACCGTAACCTTCTTCCATGGTCTTATGCTTGACGCTGTGGATGGGTATTACGTCACGAACAAGCGCAAAATCTTTAACCTCTGCCCATCCTTCCCTGAGAATAGATATGGTTACTTTTGTCCCCCTGGGTCCGCGCAGTTTTTTAACCGCCTCTGTCAAAGACATATTTTTAGTCGTTTTCCCATCGATTTTCAGGATGCGATCCCCGGCCTTTAACCCTGCCTTGTATGCAGGCGTCCCTTCAATAGGGGATACAACAGTCAGTACGCCATCTTTTAATGTTATCTCGATCCCAATTCCACTAAAAACCCCTTTGGTTTCTACCTGCAATTCCTTAAAGTCATCGGGGGTCATGAAGGAGGAGTGGGGATCGAGGGTTTCCAGCATGCCTTTGATGGATCCATAGATCAGGTCTTCTGTCTTGACCTCTTCTACATAATTTTTTTCGACGATATCCAGTACATCGGAAAACAATTTAAGCTTTTCGTAGGCTTCCCTGGTAGCGGCTGAGGCCATTAACCCATTGTATAAACAGGTAAAAAGCGCAACAATAAGGACGAAGCTTACCCCCAGCCAGATTTTTTTTCGCGATAGCTTGATTGACATAGTATCTCCTTCCTTAGGGTCCTGTATATTTATTTACCACAGAGCGCGCCAGAAAAATACGGCTTTAAACGGCAAAAAATGCTTTTCTTTGCGTTCTCTGCGGTGAGCTCTCCATCTAGTCAAAAGTAAGCCTTCTTGCATCTATCCACGACAATGGATTTTCCGGTTTTCCACCGTTTCTTATCTCGAAATATAAGCATTCTCCAAGTAAATATCCTACAGCGCCAACCAACCCGATGGTTTCGCCTTTTTTCACCAGGCCCCCGACCTCCTTAAAGAATTCAGAGGCATGCGCATAAAGGCTGTAGTATTTGTCCCCATGATCTAAGATTGTTATATTACCATATCCTCTTAAGTTGCCAACATAAATGACCCGTCCGGTGTAAATGGAATGTATTTCCGTGCCGGCAGGGGCCTGGATATCGATTCCATTGCGGACGATAGTAGCCCCGGACTTGCTGCGTCTTACCCGGCCGAATAATCCGATTACCTTGCCCTTTACCGGCGGGTCAAGCTTGCCCTTTTGGGCAGCAAAGCCCCGCCGTAGTTGTGTATCAGGTTTTTGCCGGACCCCTTCTTCCATTTTACGCTGTAGCGCCCGGATAGTGGCATTGAGTCTTTCTGCGGATTCTTGCAACTCTCTGATATCCTGGAGACACGCTTTTTTCTTCCGGCAGACCGCGGCCAATAGATCAGCCCTTTCCTGACGCAATTTTTCAAGATGGAGGGCTTCATTTTGTACTTTTTCTTTCATTTGTTGTAAGGCCTGGTTAGAAGTCAGTATTTCTTGCCTTATCTGAGACAGCTCATTAAGACTTGCCTGATATGTGAAGATGGCCTCTCCATCTTTGCGTAACATAAACCTGAGGGCTTCCTGACGGGCCAGGAGATCCGGGAAGGAGTGTGAACTAAACACCATATTCATAAGGCCTACCGGGCCGAATTTATAATAAGAAACTACCCTGTGTCTGGCCTGTTCTTTGAGATGGCGGGCCTCCTCTTCAGTTTCCTTAAGGCGCTGTTCCGCCTGCGCGAGATATCCCCTTTTCTGGTTAAGCTTCCAGGTCAAATCTTCCATGCGGGCATTTTGACGGTCTATAGAGTCTTCAAGTCTTCCCAGAGCAGACAGAATCTCCTGTTCCTTTTCTGTAAGACGGGAGGCCTCCTTTTTTCTCTCCTGTATCTGTGTATGGATATTATCGACGTTCCGGCGTTCCTGTTCATATTTAGTTTTCAGGTTATCCCCGGCTAAGGCTGGAGTTAGCGCACAGAAAACAAAGAGAGGTATGGTTATAAAGGTTATCGCTTTCATACCCGTAAGAACTGACGCAGGGAAAATGCGCTCACCGTTGCGCAGAGAATTATACTGCCCGCTATGATACCGGTTACAACGGGTATAGGTAAAAATATCGGGCTAAAGAATCGTATAAAACCGGGGAAGTTGACCTGTGTCTTTAAAAACTCGAAGAGTGCGAATAAAGCCAGCATAGCCAGCCCTGATCCCACCAGTCCCTGCAGCATACCTTCCAGGACAAAGGGCCCCCGGATGAAGAAGTTGGTAGCGCCGACCAGTCGCATGGTTTCCAGTTCATTACGCCGCAGATAGATGGTCAGCTTGATGGTGTTAGAGACGACAAATATGGTGGTGAGGAGTAATAAGCCCCCGATAGCAAGGGTTGTAAGCCGGGTAAAATCTGCTGCCTGACGCAATCTTTCCACCCATTCCTTCCCGTAATATACATCTGTTATTCCGGGCAGGGAGGTTAACTCAGAAACTAGCGGACGGATGCGTTCCAGATTATGCATGGTCCCCGTCACCTCAATTTCCAGGGTGGGGGGGAGAAAATCTTCGCCCAGGCCGGCCAGGATATCTTTCTCATCTTGAAATTGTTGAACAAGCCTTTGGTACCCTTCCTGACTGGTAATGTATCGTATCTTGGCCACGCCACGCAGTTTAAGGACTTTCGCCTTGAGATTTTCGATGTCCTCAGGAGGGAGAGCCGGATCGATATAGGTCACGATGCGTATCTCGCGGCTGTAGTTTTCCGCCAGGCGGTGGAGGTTGAAGTAAATCAGGGTTGACAGTCCGAAGATGAGGACGACAAAGGCTATAGTCAGGGCGGTCATTAAGTGGGATAACCAGTTACCCCGCATGTTGGAGAAGGTTCTGGGGATTATATACGGAATGATGCTCAAGTTACGATCCTGCCTTGATCCAGAATGATCACTCTTTTGGCCGTGGAACGAATCAATTCCTGGTTGTGCGTAGCAAAGATGACTGTAGTGCCGCGGGCGCTGATTTCATTAAAAAGTGACATGATATCCGCAGCGCGTCCGGCATCCAGGTTCCCGGTCGGTTCATCTGCTAAAAGCACTAAAGGGTCATTTACCACGGCCCGGGCAATGGCTACCCGTTGTTGTTCGCCCCCGGAGAGACGGCGTGGATATATGCGTTTTTTTATTTCTAATCCCAGGCTTTTCAAGACCTGATCGACCTTATGCTCTATGACCGATTTTTTTACGCCGCAGACCTCCATAGCCAGGGCCACATTTTCAAAAACGGTCAGATTTTCTATCAATTTAAAATCCTGGAAGACCATCCCCATCCGTCGTCTGAGATACG from Desulfovibrionales bacterium encodes:
- a CDS encoding peptidoglycan DD-metalloendopeptidase family protein; protein product: MKAITFITIPLFVFCALTPALAGDNLKTKYEQERRNVDNIHTQIQERKKEASRLTEKEQEILSALGRLEDSIDRQNARMEDLTWKLNQKRGYLAQAEQRLKETEEEARHLKEQARHRVVSYYKFGPVGLMNMVFSSHSFPDLLARQEALRFMLRKDGEAIFTYQASLNELSQIRQEILTSNQALQQMKEKVQNEALHLEKLRQERADLLAAVCRKKKACLQDIRELQESAERLNATIRALQRKMEEGVRQKPDTQLRRGFAAQKGKLDPPVKGKVIGLFGRVRRSKSGATIVRNGIDIQAPAGTEIHSIYTGRVIYVGNLRGYGNITILDHGDKYYSLYAHASEFFKEVGGLVKKGETIGLVGAVGYLLGECLYFEIRNGGKPENPLSWIDARRLTFD
- a CDS encoding permease-like cell division protein FtsX — protein: MSIIPYIIPRTFSNMRGNWLSHLMTALTIAFVVLIFGLSTLIYFNLHRLAENYSREIRIVTYIDPALPPEDIENLKAKVLKLRGVAKIRYITSQEGYQRLVQQFQDEKDILAGLGEDFLPPTLEIEVTGTMHNLERIRPLVSELTSLPGITDVYYGKEWVERLRQAADFTRLTTLAIGGLLLLTTIFVVSNTIKLTIYLRRNELETMRLVGATNFFIRGPFVLEGMLQGLVGSGLAMLALFALFEFLKTQVNFPGFIRFFSPIFLPIPVVTGIIAGSIILCATVSAFSLRQFLRV
- the ftsE gene encoding cell division ATP-binding protein FtsE, with translation MDSPLIELKHVYKSYEQDLTVLEDINLRIGKGEFVFVNGPSGAGKTTLLKVMLCLERSTKGEVWVDGINLKRLANYKIPYLRRRMGMVFQDFKLIENLTVFENVALAMEVCGVKKSVIEHKVDQVLKSLGLEIKKRIYPRRLSGGEQQRVAIARAVVNDPLVLLADEPTGNLDAGRAADIMSLFNEISARGTTVIFATHNQELIRSTAKRVIILDQGRIVT
- a CDS encoding divergent polysaccharide deacetylase family protein; amino-acid sequence: MASRSGNRRKRPSGKARKERALSGGLFRLLGILFILAVAAGIVYLIKTEAPEQSPDRKDIGKPGIIFEEPAPPEKIKVAGRARPLSTPALPQVAIVIDDLGYNPRIDAAFIKLNAPISFSFLPFGPHTKETATLAHNCGKDVLLHLPMEAASSPESKIGPGALFLNMDGGAIAAQIQADMEVVPYVKGINNHMGSRFTADAGKMEIVLREIQKKGLFYLDSRTTPLTKGLSVARSMGVRSAERDVFLDNEQEPNAVRAQIARLISEARTHGSAIGIGHPHPVTYQVLKEDLTALKKQVEIVPVSELAE
- a CDS encoding S41 family peptidase; the protein is MSIKLSRKKIWLGVSFVLIVALFTCLYNGLMASAATREAYEKLKLFSDVLDIVEKNYVEEVKTEDLIYGSIKGMLETLDPHSSFMTPDDFKELQVETKGVFSGIGIEITLKDGVLTVVSPIEGTPAYKAGLKAGDRILKIDGKTTKNMSLTEAVKKLRGPRGTKVTISILREGWAEVKDFALVRDVIPIHSVKHKTMEEGYGYVRIINFQDKTSQDLKSALDDLEQQNKPLKGLILDLRNNPGGLLDQAVKVADEFIEEGIVVYTDGRIKSQNVRFTAHEGEKPHPYPIIVLVNEGSASASEIVAGALQDHKKAIILGAQTFGKGSVQTVIPLDDGSGLRLTTARYYTPGGRSIQAKGITPDIIVASQFNLHGEEMKKIKILREKDLEHHIKNDREEAGPETQPDIGEEVEKPDTDKDKKDDKAAGATLEEDIQLNRALQILKSWEIFSKVKVN